A stretch of Scheffersomyces stipitis CBS 6054 chromosome 2, complete sequence DNA encodes these proteins:
- the SMP3 gene encoding alpha 1,2 mannosyltransferase (Involved in glycosyl phosphatidyl inositol synthesis most likely an alpha 1,2 mannosyltransferase utilized for addition of the fourth, side-branching mannose onto the GPI core structure.), producing the protein MSSVFSWRSYYLVLLALRFYFALANSYIHPDEHFQSMEVICNKILHYSGNLPWEFTSGNQARSMGPLYLMYGPILYSIKWLGSQLTPLQIWYVVRLQNVFLTWIITDMCIYRLLPTKPERIKGVYFTLSSYVTLVYQSHLFSNSIETCLLLLAIVIINNLRFAQEIKTKSDENSPNSSLLWLGVIVSIGVFNRVTFPAFLVLPFWYVLTYVWCHKVSGIYLAIGAIVPTYLFILIDSLSFGKSWAQIIASPFDLDSYVITPLNNLIYNTNYSNLAQHGIHPYYTHILVNLPQLLGPGILFLFKTSYWKTTPFLSIVSGIVVLSLVPHQELRFLIPIVPLACCCFDLYSQSLLGSISLKSWYIFNIAMAMLMGVFHQGGVVPALDELHLQFSVQVWWRTYSPPTWMLGDTNSTNFHLGYELDTSKQNYVFDMMGTNYDKVYQFLVGLKKQRDRPVYFITPTASFNVNFKNQALKFNSTWNYTFHLDMDHLDFSDYETLVPGLSIYEML; encoded by the exons ATGAGTTCGGTATtcagttggagaagttactatcttgttcttcttgctctCAGATTTTACTTTGCGCTCGCGAACTCGTACATCCATCCAGATGAGCACTTCCAGAGCATGGAGGTGATCTGCAATAAGATCCTCCACTACTCTGGTAACCTCCCGTGGGAATTCACGTCGGGCAACCAGGCAAGAAGTATGGGCCCATTGTACTTGATGTATGGACCAATTCTTTATTCTATCAAGTGGCTCGGACTGCAACTTACACCTCTCCAGATCTGGTATGTGGtgcgattgcaaaatgtcTTCTTAACGTGGATCATCACAGACATGTGCATTTACCGTCTACTACCAACTAAGCCCGAGAGAATAAAAGGAGTCTACTTCACCTTAAGCTCGTATGTCACTTTGGTATACCAATCACATCTATTTTCCAATAGTATAGAAACGTGTCTTTTGCTTCTAGCCATTGTGATCATTAATAATTTGAGATTTGCACAGGAgatcaaaaccaaaagtgATGAGAATAGTCCCAATCTGAGCTTGTTATGGCTTGGGGTTATTGTTTCCATAGGAGTCTTCAATCGCGTCACGTTCCCTGCCTTTCTCGTTTTACCATTTTGGTACGTGCTCACATACGTTTGGTGCCATAAGGTAAGTGGAATCTATTTGGCTATTGGAGCCATTGTGCCCACGTATTTGTTCATCTTGATCGATAGTTTGAGCTTTGGAAAGTCATGGGCTCAAATCATAGCTTCCCCGTTCGACTTGGACAGTTACGTTATCACACCATTGAACAATCTAATATACAACACTAACTACCTGAACTTGGCTCAACATGGCATTCATCCATATTATACCCACATTCTTGTCAACTTGCCCCAACTTTTGGGTCCAGGCATCTTGTTCTTATTTAAAACGTCTTACTGGAAGACGACACCGTTCTTGAGCATCGTGAGTGGCATTGTAGTATTATCGCTTGTTCCTCACCAAGAGCTCAGATTTTTGATTCCTATTGTACCTTTAGCCTGTTGCTGTTTTGACCTTTACTC GCAGTCACTTTTGGGCTCCATATCGCTCAAGTCGTGGtacatcttcaacattgCCATGGCTATGCTTATGGGAGTATTCCATCAGGGTGGTGTAGTTCCGGCCTTGGATGAACTCcacttgcaatt TCTGGTACAAGTGTGGTGGAGAACGTATTCCCCACCAACATGGATGTTAGGAGATACAAATAGCACA AACTTCCACTTGGGTTATGAGTTGGATACCTCTAAACAGAACTACGTCTTTGATATGATGGGGACAAATTATGACAAAGTGTACCAGTTTCTTGTAGGTTTGAAAAAGCAGAGGGATAGACCTGTGTACTTTATTACACCTACAGCTTCGTTCAATGTCAACTTTAAAAATCAAGCTCTCAAATTCAATCTGACATGGAACTATACTTTTCATTTGGATATGGACCATCTTGATTTTTCTGATTATGAGACTTTGGTCCCAGGCTTGTCGATTTACGAAATGTTATGA
- a CDS encoding predicted protein yields NEKSTFEDPKLREIIETTNFGTKIRAEKQKQKEKEEAERAKLEQEAERTEKPLVETKETDSKSSNVNLTADSTTNTHVFENQANQLAEQIKGEIGNLPSQEEERKNQYYKKVEAYLESLQGTIFRATRALNDVTGYTAIAKLKKSIEQIEAELREAKEEAKSNRATYSEAILRRSNSQREVNELLTRKHNWTPEDLERFTELYRNDHLNEQLEQEAELKVEEAEQKADSIQLKLTQSILTRYHEEQIWSDKIRRASTWGTWILMGINIMLFVVATLIVEPWKRRRLVASFEDKVKQVLVDLAENDKVIMAPILEAQAGTVAPSEKVVEFKEEPVAPPLQVDPQVKESVPFVFTLVPSSWNWGSIKSKIEGDYLGLVSNDVVQFNKADLGILSTLVITIGCGIGSLVTLYLTK; encoded by the exons aatgaaaaatccaCCTTTGAAGACCCCAAACTTCGTGAAATCATAGAAACAACCAATTTCGGTACT aagattcgAGCTGAAaagcagaaacagaaggagaaagaGGAAGCAGAAAGAGcaaaacttgaacaagaagcagaaagaacagaaaaGCCTTTAGTTGAGACAAAAGAGACTGActcaaaatcttcaaatg TTAATTTGACGGCTGATTCCACTACCAATACTCATGTTTTTGAGAACCAAGCCAATCAATTGGCCGAGCAGATCAAGGGAGAAATCGGCAATTTGCCttcccaagaagaagagagaaagaatcaaTACTACAAGAAAGTGGAGGCGTATTTAGAGTCTCTTCAGGGTACCATCTTCAGAGCTACAAGAGCCTTGAATGATGTCACAGGATATACTGCCATTgccaaattgaagaaatcaattgaacaaattgaagcTGAACTCCgagaagcaaaagaagaagccaagagCAACAGGGCGACGTATTCAGAAGCCATTCTTCGCAGATCGAATCTGCAACGAGAAGTTAATGAGTTGTTAACCAGAAAACACAATTGGACCCCTGAAGATTTAGAAAGATTTACAGAGTTGTATCGTAATGATCATCTCAACGAGCAATTAGAGCAAGAGGCTGAGCTAAAGGTAGAAGAAGCTGAGCAGAAGGCTGACTCTATCCAACTTAAGTTAACTCAGCTGATATTGACCAGATATCATGAGGAACAGATATGGTCTGATAAGATTAGACGAGCTTCAACTTGGGGAACCTGGATTTTGATGGGTATTAACATCATGTTGTTCGTAGTGGCTACATTGATTGTAGAGccttggaaaagaagacgGCTTGTGGCTTCGTTTGAAGATAAAGTCAAACAAGTGTTGGTAGATCTTGCTGAGAATGATAAGGTTATTATGGCTCCAATTTTGGAAGCACAAGCTGGAACTGTAGCTCCTTCTGAGAAGGTTGTAGAATTTAAAGAAGAGCCAGTGGCTCCTCCTCTACAGGTTGATCCCCAGGTTAAAGAGTCGGTCCCATTCGTATTCACGCTTGTTCCTTCGTCCTGGAATTGGGGAAGTATTAAATCGAAGATTGAAGGAGACTATCTTGGGCTTGTGTCCAATGATGTTGTTCAGTTTAACAAGGCAGACTTGGGAATTCTTTCGACATTGGTGATTACAATTGGGTGTGGCATTGGATCCTTGGTAACGTTGTATTTGACGAAATAG
- the DNL1 gene encoding DNA ligase IV (go_funtion DNA ligase (ATP) activity; ATP binding~go_component intracellular~go_process DNA replication; DNA repair; DNA recombination): MSFLDNVEPPTNLQEPQYKFVVDELFTQLDGANRANLGHFRTVSDKKVSVIQTFIKTFRIHIGDNIFPTARLVFPDKDRRLYYIRDVTLARLIVKMYSIPPESEDYKVLYHWKHGFQKEKRFTVDSNNLRDLPLRASRIIANRRESTPITTRHSYTVAEMNSKLDSLNDAKKSQEQIAILKPLLDSLSIPEIRWLLHIILKKSILVRFENYFLSVWHPDAPALFKVCNNLQKTFNYLVNQETRLNKNDLTVHPTLPFRPQLSFKLTKNYDKLIKDMSMTVPMDVNFQKMFAAKDLAGKFYMEEKMDGDRMVLHKQGKHFKFYSRRLKDYSFLYGENLEIGSLTKYLSNAFPSKVDSIILDGEMVAWDFKRNVVLPFGTLKSSAIQESVRQYTTIDQYEQQSSYPFFLVFDILHINGTNLTNHPLFFRKDILQKIINPIPHRLELLPSIIGSTAEDVQRAMREVVSSRSEGIVVKHLQSKYFIGERNPHWVKVKPEYLEKFGENLDLTVIGKVPGVKISYMCGLKNDDDQVFYSFCTVANGFTEDEYDKIERITHNKWIAYKDQLPPSKVLNFGVKKPMHWIHPRDSVVLEIKARSIDCTVEKTYAVGTTLHNLYCRSIREDKSIHDCTTISEYKQIKAKYSKDLEKSHSANKKRRVLQDSFVQEQQPKRVKVESDLFSGFDFVILSDNLSRNGDRITREELIILVKKYGGNITNTVHKLGTRQTIVVTERELPTCKSYFDKGIDLVRPSWLFECINRVAIVPLEPYFIFGSKNMAVFKNRQDEFGDSYVIHQTVESWDRNRFQRLPETEVDIYRREFLEDVSATEESFPRRFLFHDIKFHIVTENYMVELLQDRIERFGGEVIAAHAGCSFIVVCGDSENRDRTEVLNKVKAITKDISEKLQFEDAILTTKIPSVVTEAFVKHCIKRNVLLDSDDYKYI, encoded by the exons ATGTCTTTCTTAGATAATGTCGAGCCTCCTACCAATCTCCAGGAGCCGCAGTACAAGTTTGTGGTGGATGAACTTTTCACCCAACTAGACGGTGCCAACAGGGCCAACTTGGGCCATTTCAGAACCGTTTCCGATAAAAAGGTGTCAGTGATCCAGACGTTTATCAAGACCTTTCGGATTCACATCGGTGACAACATATTCCCCACGGCCCGCTTGGTGTTCCCCGATAAGGACCGACGTCTCTACTACATCAGAGATGTAACTCTAGCTAGACTCATAGTCAAGATGTATTCCATACCTCCGGAATCGGAGGACTACAAAGTGTTGTACCATTGGAAGCATGGTttccagaaggagaaaaGATTCACAGTAGATTCAAATAACTTGCGAGATTTGCCGTTGCGGGCCTCGCGTATTATTGCTAATCGTAGAGAATCTACA CCAATCACAACACGCCATTCGTATACTGTAGCCGAAATGAATTCCAAATTGGACTCATTGAATGATGCAAAGAAGTCTCAAGAACAGATAGCCATCTTAAAGCCTTTGCTAGACTCTCTCTCTATTCCCGAAATCAGATGGTTGCTTCATAtaattttgaaaaaatcGATTCTAGTACGATTTGAGAACTACTTTCTCAGTGTATGGCACCCAGATGCTCCAGCCTTGTTCAAAGTGTGTAACAATCTCCAGAAGACATTCAACTATCTCGTAAACCAAGAAACTAGGTTGAATAAGAATGATCTCACTGTACACCCGACACTCCCATTCCGACCTCAGTTGTCATTTAAGTTGACAAAAAACTAtgacaagttgatcaaggatATGTCGATGACAGTTCCCATGGATGtgaacttccagaagatgTTCGCGGCTAAAGATCTTGCTGGAAAGTTCTAcatggaagaaaagatggATGGCGACAGAATGGTTTTACACAAGCAAGGGAAGCACTTCAAATTTTATTCGAGAAGGTTGAAAGACTATTCCTTTCTTTATGGCGAGAACCTTGAAATCGGCTCTCTTACCAAGTATTTATCCAATGCATTCCCCAGTAAAGTGGACTCGATCATTTTGGATGGAGAGATGGTGGCATGGGATTTCAAGAGAAATGTAGTGCTACCATTTGGGACTTTGAAATCTTCGGCTATTCAGGAGTCCGTCAGACAGTATACGACTATCGATCAATATGAACAGCAGTCTTCTTATCCATTTTTCTTAGTGTTTGATATTCTCCATATCAATGGTACCAATTTGACGAATCATCCGTTATTCTTCAGAAAGGATATCCTCCAGAAAATTATAAACCCAATACCACATAGACTAGAGCTTCTTCCTTCGATAATTGGTTCAACTGCAGAAGATGTACAAAGAGCAATGAGAGAAGTAGTTAGTTCCAGAAGTGAAGGCATTGTAGTAAAGCATTTGCAGCTGAAGTACTTCATTGGGGAAAGAAACCCCCACTGGGTAAAGGTCAAACCAGAGTATCTTGAGAAGTTTGGTGAGAATCTTGATTTGACAGTAATAGGCAAAGTTCCTGGTGTGAAAATCTCGTATATGTGTGGCTTGaaaaatgatgatgacCAGGTCTTCTACAGCTTCTGCACTGTTGCCAATGGGTTTACAGAAGACGAGTATGATaaaatagaaagaataacCCATAACAAATGGATAGCTTACAAGGATCAATTGCCTCCCTCAAAGGTGCTTAACTTTGGAGTAAAGAAACCAATGCACTGGATCCACCCTCGGGATTCAGTTGTATTAGAGATAAAGGCTAGGTCTATTGATTGTACCGTTGAGAAAACTTATGCGGTGGGAACTACATTGCACAATCTCTACTGTCGTAGCATACGAGAAGACAAATCAATTCACGATTGTACCACTATTAGTGAGTATAAGCAAATCAAAGCTAAGTATTCTAAGGATTTGGAGAAATCTCACTCTGCCAACAAGAAGCGAAGAGTGTTACAGGATTCTTTTGTGCAAGAGCAACAACCAAAACGGGTCAAAGTAGAGTCTGATCTATTCAGCGGCTTTGATTTCGTTATTCTCAGTGACAACTTAAGTCGCAATGGAGATAGAATcacaagagaagaattgattaTATTGGTAAAGAAATACGGCGGGAATATTACCAATACGGTTCACAAATTAGGGACCAGGCAGACTATTGTAGTTACCGAGAGAGAATTGCCTACATGTAAAAGCTACTTTGATAAGGGTATCGACTTAGTCAGACCCAGTTGGCTCTTTGAGTGTATCAACAGAGTGGCCATTGTACCCCTTGAGCCTTACTTTATCTTTGGATCCAAGAATATGGCTGTGTTCAAGAACAGGCAAGATGAATTTGGAGACAGCTATGTTATTCACCAAACGGTAGAGTCGTGGGATCGAAATAGATTCCAACGTCTTCCCGAGACGGAAGTTGACATCTATCGTAGAGAATTTCTCGAGGATGTTCTGGCTACAGAAGAGTCGTTTCCTCGTCGCTTTCTATTTCACGATATCAAATTTCATATAGT TACGGAAAACTATATGGTAGAATTATTGCAGGATAGAATAGAGAGGTTTGGAGGGGAAGTAATCGCTGCACATGCGGGGTGTTCGTTTATTGTTGTGTGTGGTGATTCAGAGAACAGGGATAGAACTGAGGTTTTGAACAAGGTTAAGGCCATCACTAAGGATatcagtgaaaaattacaatttgaagatgctATTTTAACCACAAAGATCCCTAGTGTTGTCACTGAAGCTTTTGTAAAGCATTGTATCAAGAGAAAtgtacttcttgattcAGACGACTACAAGTACATttga
- a CDS encoding predicted protein (go_funtion phospholipase C activity~go_process signal transduction; intracellular signaling cascade), translating into MVNYQTWLKEIDDNTRLSKLSIPGTHNSAACHTALPSVQCQGKSVTDQLKHGVRFLDIRAGRQLIKNDDPKQELQVIHGKFPVRIPFPIQLEDVLKEVYDFLDDNKSETVIVSLKQEGSNDWDNPNDEFPNLIWEKYVEPNKDKWYLNTDIPKVGDARGKAVLFRRFGVNNEDRKREFGFDAASWKYNTTDDDRGSFVVQDFCEVQKADDIPTKINYVKDLANKAKDYTKDNDNKLFVNFTSASNFFDHDCWPQQIANALLKSDVADKFEKGVGIIVLDYVESDDWKLSKKLVDSNF; encoded by the coding sequence ATGGTTAACTACCAAACTTGGTTGAAGGAAATTGACGACAACACCAGactttccaagttgtcaaTTCCAGGCACTCACAACTCCGCTGCCTGTCACACTGCTTTGCCATCTGTCCAATGTCAGGGTAAATCCGTCACCGACCAATTGAAGCATGGGGTCAGATTTTTGGATATCAGAGCCGGCAGACAATTGATTAAAAACGACGATCCTAAGCAAGAATTGCAAGTTATCCATGGCAAGTTCCCTGTCAGAATTCCATTCCCCATTCAATTAGAAGATGTGTTGAAAGAAGTTTACGACTTCTTGGACGACAACAAGTCTGAAACCGTTATTGTTTCGTTGAAGCAAGAAGGGTCAAATGACTGGGACAACCCCAATGACGAGTTCCCCAACTTGATCTGGGAAAAGTACGTTGAGCCTAACAAGGACAAATGGTATTTGAACACCGACATTCCAAAGGTTGGAGATGCAAGAGGTAAGGCTGTTctcttcagaagattcggAGTCAACAACGAAGACAGAAAAAGAGAGTTTGGCTTCGACGCGGCTTCGTGGAAGTACAACACTACTGATGACGACCGTGGATCGTTTGTTGTCCAGGACTTCTGTGAAGTCCAGAAGGCTGACGACATTCCCACCAAGATCAACTACGTCAAAgacttggccaacaagGCTAAGGACTATACCAAGGACAAtgacaacaagttgttcgTCAACTTCACGTCTgcttccaacttcttcgacCACGACTGCTGGCCACAACAGATTGCAAATGCCTTGCTCAAGAGTGATGTCGCCGACAAATTCGAGAAGGGTGTTGGTATCATCGTGTTGGACTACGTTGAAAGCGACGACTGgaagttgtccaagaagttggttgACTCTAACTTCTAA
- the IDH2 gene encoding mitochondrial isocitrate dehydrogenase (NAD+) subunit 2 (go_funtion oxidoreductase activity~go_process metabolism), which produces MLRQFSRASAPIAPRWARTYIAGQFTGKKNTNGTYTVTLIEGDGIGPEISQAVKDIYSAAKVPIEWEPVDVTPLLIDGKTTLPQPAVDSVNKNLVALKGPLATPVGKGHTSMNLTLRRTFNLFANVRPCKSIVGYDTPYENVDTVLIRENTEGEYSGIEHTIVPGVVQSIKLITKPASEKVIRYGFEYAKSIGKPHVLVVHKASIMKLSDGLFVSTAKEVAKEYPDVTLDFELLDNTSLKLTADPSEYKDVVMVMPNLYGDIMSDLSSGLIGGLGLTPSGNMGNKVSIFEAVHGSAPDIAGKGLANPTALLLSSCMMLRHMSLNADADKIEAAVLKTIASGPENRTGDLKGTASTSHFTEQVIANLE; this is translated from the coding sequence ATGTTGAGACAATTCTCCAGAGCCTCGGCTCCAATTGCACCCAGATGGGCCAGAACCTACATTGCTGGCCAATTCACCGGTAAGAAGAATACCAACGGCACCTACACTGTTACCTTGATTGAAGGTGACGGAATTGGTCCAGAAATCTCGCAGGCTGTCAAGGACATCTACTCTGCTGCCAAGGTGCCTATTGAATGGGAACCAGTCGATGTCACACCATTGTTGATTGACGGAAAGACCACCTTGCCTCAGCCAGCTGTTGACTCtgtcaacaagaacttggttGCCTTGAAGGGACCTTTGGCTACTCCTGTAGGTAAGGGACACACCTCGATGAACTTGACATTGAGAAGaaccttcaacttgtttgcTAACGTTCGTCCTTGTAAGTCCATTGTCGGCTACGATACTCCTTACGAAAACGTCGACACCGTGTTGATCAGAGAAAACACCGAGGGTGAATACTCCGGAATTGAACACACCATCGTCCCTGGTGTTGTCCAGtccatcaagttgatcacCAAGCCAGCCTCGGAAAAGGTCATCAGATACGGCTTTGAGTACGCCAAGTCGATCGGCAAGCCTCATGTGCTTGTGGTGCACAAGGCCTCCATTATGAAGTTGTCAGATGGTTTGTTCGTCAGCACCGCCAAGGAAGTTGCTAAGGAATACCCAGATGTCACCTTAGACTTCGAATTGTTGGATAACACCTCGCTTAAGTTGACCGCAGACCCATCTGAGTACAAGGACGTTGTCATGGTCATGCCAAACTTGTACGGTGACATCATGTCAGACTTGTCTTCTGGTTTGATCGGTGGTTTAGGTTTGACTCCTTCCGGTAACATGGGTAACAAGGTTTCCATCTTTGAAGCTGTCCATGGTTCCGCTCCAGACATTGCCGGTAAGGGTTTGGCCAACCCAACCGCCTTGTTGTTGTCCTCTTGTATGATGTTGAGACACATGTCGTTGAACGCCGACGCCGACAAGATCGAAGCTGCAGTGTTGAAGACTATTGCTTCTGGCCCAGAAAACAGAACCGGTGACTTGAAGGGTACTGCTTCCACATCCCACTTCACCGAGCAAGTTATCGCCAACTTAGAATAG
- the YBR2 gene encoding hexose transporter of the major facilitator superfamily (go_component integral to membrane~go_funtion transporter activity~go_process transport) — protein MHGPTSVHNFLDKRHSVTFHLGWSTAIVCLGTLQFGYHLAELNAPVDILSCKFHKPGPQPSYKHTFWGHNDFKQCIPMSEEGIALITTMFTVGGLVSSSILGSTSISSTYGRKHTCQFNAICYFIGSTIMMLANSALMLNVGRFLNGIAAGSALIMSPILINELAPVNRRGLLGSLLQLAVTVGIFLAQVVSYFFSNDQQWRVIFAFAAGMGLLQFALLFSVSESPKWMVVQVGDHRSATDILHALRSDRTTVDYEINHWRQLSSRTNLTQSPSETSALLSGSSITTREFMFARKYRDQFLAIVVIMTSQQLVGMNAIVYYGVRILNNLFGNHSSGTDYVLVLSCSFSFCNVLSAIGISPFVDRIGRKTLLLSSILMCGICSLVIAVGIINHYDVAVVTACFGFIIGFSIGLGPIPFLMISELADHEVVGIAQSIGTCTNWIANILIAYSFPILQNTMGGSVFFIFVAISVIYLWATWFYVPETRNFKTPKDVWVAFTGTYL, from the exons ATGCACGGCCCAACTTCTGTCCACAATTTCCTTGACAAAAGGCATCTGGTAACATTCCACTTGGGCTGGTCCACTGCCATTGTCTGCTTGGGTACCTTACAGTTTGGATACCATTTGGCTGAACTAAATGCCCCTGTAGACATCTTGTCGTGCAAATTCCACAAGCCGGGACCGCAGCCAAGCTACAAGCACACCTTCTGGGGCCATAATGACTTCAAACAATGTATCCCCATGTCTGAAGAAGGCATCGCGTTGATCACCACCATGTTCACTGTAGGAGGGTTGGTCTCCTCGAGCATTTTGGGCTCGacttccatttcttctacttaCGGAAGAAAACATACATGTCAATTCAATGCTATTTGCTACTTTATTGGCTCTACCATAATGATGTTGGCCAACTCAGCTCTTATGCTTAATGTAGGCAGATTCTTGAACGGAATTGCTGCTGGTTCAGCTTTGATCATGTCGCCAATTCTCATCAACGAGTTAGCTCCAGTCAACCGCCGTGGTTTGTTGGGATCTTTGTTGCAACTAGCTGTTACTGTTGGCATTTTCTTGGCGCAAGTAGTCTCgtatttcttctccaatgACCAGCAATGGAGAGTCATATTTGCTTTTGCTGCTGGGATGGGCTTGCTTCAGTTTGCTTTGTTATTTTCAGTATCAGAGTCTCCCAAATGGATGGTTGTCCAAGTCGGCGACCACAGATCTGCTACCGATATCTTACATGCTTTGAGAAGTGATAGAACCACTGTAGACTACGAGATTAACCATTGGAGACAACTCTCTAGTAGAACCAACTTGACTCAATCTCCTTCAGAAACTTCAGCCTTGTTGAGCGGAAGTAGTA TTACCACCAGAGAGTTCATGTTTGCCAGAAAGTACCGTGACCAGTTTCTTGCTATTGTAGTGATCATGACTTCACAGCAGTTGGTGGGTATGAATGCCATAGTATACTACGGAGTGAGAATTCTTAACAATTTATTCGGCAATCATAGTTCTGGAACAGACTATGTTTTGGTATTGAGTTGTTCGTTTTCGTTCTGTAATGTGTTAAGTGCCATTGGTATCTCGCCTTTTGTGGACAGAATCGGACGCAAGACCCTTCTTTTGAGTTCTATACTCATGTGTGGTATATGCTCGCTAGTCATAGCAGTTGGTATCATAAACCACTACGACGTAGCGGTAGTTACTGCCTGTTTTGGATTCATCATTGGCTTTTCCATTGGTTTGGGACCAATTCCattcttgatgatatcTGAGTTAGCAGACCATGAAGTAGTTGGTATTGCCCAATCGATCGGTACGTGTACCAACTGGATTGCCAATATATTGATTGCATACTCGTTCCCAATCTTGCAAAACACAATGGGTGGGTCtgttttctttatctttgTGGCCATCAGTGTCATTTACTTGTGGGCTACTTGGTTCTATGTTCCTGAAACTAGGAATTTCAAGACCCCTAAGGATGTGTGGGTAGCATTCACAGGAACATACTTATAA
- the RPT3 gene encoding 26S proteasome regulatory subunit (go_funtion ATP binding), translated as MEEPVIFESANLTAPFSKHKSQIEDSSDSYLKLKKLEKELDLLLLQEDYIKDEQRHLRRELVRAQEEVKRIKSVPLVIGQFLEPIDENTGIVSSTTGSNYVVRILSTLDRELLKPSSSVALHRHSNALVDILPPEADSSISIVGDDQKPDVTYADVGGLDMQKQEIREAVELPLTQGDLYSQIGIDPPRGVLLYGPPGTGKTMLVKAVANSTTASFIRINGSEFVQKYLGEGPRMVRDVFRLARENSPAIIFIDEIDAIATKRFDAQTGADREVQRILLELLNQMDGFDQTSTVKVIMATNRADTLDPALLRPGRLDRKIEFPSLKDRRERRLIFSTIASKMSLAPEVDLDSLIIRNDPLSGAVIAAIMQEAGLRAVRKNRYMILQSDLEEAYTSQVKTGSEHDKFDFYK; from the coding sequence ATGGAAGAACCCGTCATTTTCGAATCCGCTAATTTGACTGCTCCCTTCAGCAAACACAAGTCACAAATAGAAGACAGCTCTGACTCCTACTTGAAGTTAAAGAAGTTAGAAAAGGAGTTGGACCTCTTGCTCTTGCAGGAAGATTACATCAAAGATGAACAGCGCCACTTGAGAAGAGAGTTGGTGAGAGCTCAAGAGGAAGTCAAGAGAATCAAGTCTGTTCCTTTAGTGATTGGTCAGTTCTTGGAACCTATTGATGAGAACACAGGCATTGTTTCTTCGACTACTGGCTCCAACTATGTAGTGAGAATCTTGTCGACATTGGACagagaattgttgaagccATCGTCTTCTGTAGCTTTGCATCGTCACTCCAACGCGTTAGTAGATATCTTGCCTCCTGAAGCTGACTCATCAATTTCCATAGTTGGTGACGACCAGAAGCCAGATGTCACCTACGCCGACGTTGGTGGTTTGGATATGCAGAAGCAGGAAATCAGAGAAGCTGTAGAGTTGCCCTTGACCCAGGGTGACTTGTATTCGCAAATTGGTATCGATCCACCAAGAGGTGTCTTGTTATACGGTCCCCCAGGAACAGGGAAGACCATGTTAGTCAAAGCTGTGGCCAACTCGACCACAGCATCGTTTATCCGTATCAACGGTTCAGAGTTCGTCCAGAAATACTTAGGTGAGGGGCCTAGAATGGTCAGAGATGTGTTCCGATTGGCCAGAGAAAACTCGCCCGCCATTATTTTCATAGATGAAATAGATGCCATTGCGACAAAGAGATTCGACGCTCAGACGGGGGCCGACAGAGAAGTTCAGAGAATCTTGTTGGAGTTATTGAACCAGATGGATGGCTTTGATCAGACGTCTACAGTAAAGGTCATCATGGCCACTAATAGAGCAGACACATTGGATCCAGCCTTGTTGAGACCTGGAAGATTGGACAGAAAAATCGAATTCCCTTCGTTGaaagacagaagagaaagaagactcATCTTTTCCACCATTGCCTCCAAGATGTCGTTGGCTCCGGAAGTCGACTTGGACTCGTTGATCATCAGAAATGATCCCTTGTCCGGTGCCGTCATCGCTGCCATCATGCAAGAAGCTGGCTTGAGAGCCGTAAGAAAGAACAGATACATGATCTTGCAAAGtgacttggaagaagcttACACTTCTCAAGTTAAAACTGGTAGTGAACACGATAAGTTCGACTTCTACAAGTAG